The Sorangiineae bacterium MSr11367 genome window below encodes:
- a CDS encoding SRPBCC family protein: MNATGSESGVFVGKLNGINQEFTRFTSRVFPYPIQEVWPHITKSYLELQQFIHSSQETASPVKLVPGTGDGVGSTIEFDWNGQQVLEKLVEQDDHQYVWTIIVPGETQVFKRYSAKLAFLPITETDSPGNTLVTLELKMVLQKPEAASQIFSHVDPLILERLPRLEEYIQQKHGYQTAQLAEEVFVPADRLWSVISNWNDISWVLDAQSVKVDTKDPYLREIRFKAGYSIVERLISKNDDSRTLEYEILKGSFPVSRYRGRIHLEARGNEKSAFRYDVLFVPTGNKDESTKAILDRLKAGVKFINSALGGRSS, translated from the coding sequence ATGAACGCAACTGGCAGCGAATCGGGCGTTTTTGTCGGTAAATTGAACGGCATCAACCAAGAGTTCACGCGGTTTACGAGTCGTGTCTTCCCTTATCCGATCCAAGAAGTGTGGCCTCACATCACCAAGAGTTATCTGGAACTCCAGCAGTTCATACACTCGTCCCAGGAAACGGCTTCGCCGGTGAAGCTCGTGCCGGGAACGGGCGACGGTGTGGGATCCACCATCGAGTTCGACTGGAACGGCCAACAGGTGCTCGAGAAGCTCGTCGAGCAGGATGATCACCAATACGTGTGGACCATCATCGTCCCGGGCGAGACACAGGTGTTCAAGCGCTACAGCGCGAAGCTGGCCTTCCTCCCCATCACGGAGACGGACTCGCCGGGCAACACCTTGGTGACGCTCGAGCTGAAGATGGTATTGCAGAAGCCGGAGGCCGCCTCTCAAATTTTCTCGCACGTCGACCCGCTGATCCTCGAGCGCTTGCCGCGGCTGGAGGAGTACATCCAGCAGAAGCACGGATATCAAACCGCGCAATTGGCGGAGGAAGTGTTCGTCCCTGCCGATCGGCTCTGGTCCGTCATCAGCAATTGGAACGACATCAGCTGGGTGCTCGATGCGCAATCCGTCAAGGTCGATACGAAGGACCCGTACCTTCGAGAGATTCGCTTCAAGGCGGGATACTCGATCGTGGAACGGCTGATTTCCAAGAACGACGACAGCCGCACCTTGGAGTACGAAATCCTGAAAGGTTCGTTCCCGGTCAGCCGTTATCGAGGAAGGATTCACCTCGAAGCACGAGGAAATGAAAAGAGCGCCTTCCGCTACGATGTTCTCTTCGTACCCACGGGGAACAAGGATGAGAGCACGAAGGCGATCCTCGACCGCCTCAAGGCCGGTGTGAAGTTCATCAATTCCGCCCTCGGCGGCCGCTCCTCGTAA
- a CDS encoding SDR family oxidoreductase → MPKIALVTGTSSGIGLSSAVALARAGFTVIATLRDVKRAGPLRERAAREGVSLDIRVLDVSVTTSVDVLVSEIFTRYGKIDVLVNNAGAGFLGTMEQTPLSEFERMMDVNFFGVVRTTKAVFPPMRAARSGRIITVSSIGGLLGQPFNDAYCAAKFAVEGLMESLVPMARAFGVHLSLIEPGPVNTEFVANVLETSGRQTTPPNDPYAPMLRAYMGAVEARYAADAQSSDDIARVIVEAATADAPHFRYPTSDMVKTVASYKYTDPTGNVVFKWSAAVSGEGSK, encoded by the coding sequence ATGCCCAAGATTGCGTTGGTGACGGGGACGTCGTCTGGAATCGGATTGTCGTCGGCCGTGGCGCTCGCGCGCGCCGGGTTCACGGTCATCGCCACGCTGCGGGACGTGAAGAGGGCGGGCCCCTTGCGCGAGCGCGCTGCGCGCGAAGGGGTTTCGCTCGACATCCGTGTCCTGGACGTCTCCGTGACGACCTCGGTCGATGTGCTCGTTTCCGAGATCTTCACCCGCTATGGGAAGATCGACGTCCTGGTGAACAACGCGGGCGCGGGCTTCTTGGGCACGATGGAGCAGACTCCGCTCTCCGAGTTCGAGCGCATGATGGACGTGAACTTCTTCGGCGTGGTCCGCACGACGAAAGCGGTATTTCCTCCCATGCGCGCGGCGCGCTCCGGGCGCATCATCACCGTATCGAGCATCGGCGGTCTCCTGGGACAGCCCTTCAACGACGCATACTGCGCGGCCAAGTTTGCCGTTGAAGGGCTGATGGAGAGCCTGGTGCCCATGGCACGGGCGTTCGGGGTGCACCTTTCGCTCATCGAACCCGGGCCGGTCAATACCGAGTTCGTGGCCAACGTGCTCGAGACATCGGGGCGGCAAACCACCCCGCCGAACGATCCCTACGCGCCGATGCTCAGGGCATACATGGGCGCCGTGGAGGCGCGTTACGCGGCAGATGCGCAATCGAGCGACGACATTGCGCGCGTCATCGTCGAGGCGGCAACGGCGGACGCGCCCCACTTTCGATACCCGACGTCGGACATGGTCAAGACGGTTGCATCCTACAAGTACACGGACCCGACCGGCAACGTGGTGTTCAAGTGGAGCGCCGCGGTGTCCGGGGAGGGGTCGAAGTAG
- a CDS encoding tetratricopeptide repeat protein translates to MPRPSQEESEERQPWRDTSEIQPGTYVGRYLVIDLIGTGGMGSVYRAYDPKLNRSVALKLLRVRPSTTDEESPQPRLLREAQALAQVVHPNVVSIFDVGEVGEQVFFAMEVIDGRSLRSVMRRAGDEPRGLLRLLEQAGRGLAAAHDAGLVHRDFKPENVLVDREQRAKVVDFGLARSVHAHEVQDHVSVPPSASPSMLDCRVTETGAFLGTPAYMAPEQYLGLHTDARSDQFSFACVVYEALFGHHPFLDTSGKISMLALCAGQVADPGRRTDPGYLRVLRRSLSRDPANRYPSLEHLLDALASVPRRRRWRGMGIGAVACLAAGLTGVPALQRHRAQHCDLAATHAVAGIWDPPRREKVESVFVGDGQAFGHELWKGVSASIDAYANQWQRTSVDLCRRAEWWHAQDHEMSQRSSSCLDERRRELRAVTDVLADGDRDVRVHAYDVLLQLGSLSACTNPTTLALMPTPHHEGASPDTVDRIRDLLAQSRALNDAHKVAPGKAAAQEALELARHLPDRGFAAEALYRLSLLQETAAEYEASEASLVQALADAEASGQERLLPLLWIQMVRVIGNSQGRPSEVEPLLPFVEATVERFDAQGPAHVELLFALGIVASRAGKYQRATEHLNAALEMSRHVYAAHNVFRVEIYQNLAIAEQFLNQTDKATAHIQLALTETEALFGSDYPPLVETLALLTQLLGEQGDSAGVQAVGQRTMKIIEQSSTLEDKDRAYALSTLGTAYMADGQPDVALPLYRRAYAMASPNEPNLPVRLTGIGRAEEALGHLETARTIYEEALAASRRMSGPSHPKTIRLAVRLGRLLRTLHRERESLQLCTQVLEANERRSGVGAPFIADALACIGEANEQLGRFPEALAALERAEKLLAGEAIPPRPADRATVDFALARVLWQTGGDRDRARRLATDAAGGYRRAGRANAENAVAVETWLAKTTAPQR, encoded by the coding sequence ATGCCGCGCCCTTCGCAGGAAGAATCGGAGGAGCGCCAGCCGTGGCGCGATACGTCCGAGATTCAGCCGGGAACGTACGTTGGTCGCTACCTCGTGATCGATTTGATCGGCACGGGCGGAATGGGCAGCGTGTACCGCGCCTACGATCCGAAACTCAATCGCAGTGTCGCGCTCAAGCTACTGCGCGTCCGACCAAGCACGACGGACGAGGAGTCGCCACAACCGCGGCTGCTGCGCGAGGCGCAAGCCTTGGCGCAGGTGGTCCATCCCAATGTCGTCAGCATTTTCGATGTCGGTGAGGTTGGCGAACAGGTCTTCTTTGCCATGGAGGTGATTGACGGCAGATCCTTGCGCTCCGTGATGCGCCGCGCCGGGGACGAGCCGCGGGGTCTGTTGCGCCTCCTCGAGCAGGCGGGCCGCGGGCTTGCCGCGGCGCACGATGCCGGTCTGGTGCATCGCGATTTCAAGCCCGAGAACGTGCTCGTCGATCGCGAGCAACGCGCCAAGGTCGTCGATTTTGGGCTTGCGCGCTCCGTGCACGCGCACGAGGTCCAAGACCACGTATCGGTGCCGCCGTCGGCGTCGCCGTCGATGTTGGATTGCCGCGTCACCGAGACGGGCGCATTCCTCGGGACGCCGGCGTACATGGCGCCGGAGCAATACCTGGGATTGCACACCGATGCGCGCAGCGACCAATTCAGCTTTGCGTGCGTGGTGTACGAAGCGTTGTTCGGTCATCACCCCTTTCTCGACACGAGCGGGAAGATATCCATGCTGGCGCTCTGCGCCGGGCAAGTGGCCGATCCTGGCCGGCGGACGGATCCTGGCTATTTGCGTGTGCTGCGCCGCAGTCTCTCCCGCGATCCCGCGAATCGGTATCCGTCGCTCGAGCACCTGCTCGACGCGCTGGCCAGTGTTCCGCGGCGACGGCGATGGCGCGGGATGGGCATCGGCGCCGTGGCATGTCTGGCGGCGGGACTCACGGGGGTGCCGGCACTCCAGCGCCATCGGGCGCAGCATTGTGATCTTGCGGCGACGCACGCGGTCGCCGGGATCTGGGACCCCCCGCGAAGGGAGAAGGTCGAGAGCGTGTTCGTTGGCGATGGCCAAGCCTTTGGGCACGAGCTCTGGAAAGGGGTCTCGGCATCCATCGATGCGTACGCCAACCAATGGCAACGCACGAGCGTCGACCTCTGTCGGCGTGCGGAATGGTGGCATGCCCAAGACCACGAGATGTCCCAGCGATCTTCGTCGTGCCTCGACGAACGTCGCCGGGAGTTGCGCGCGGTGACCGATGTACTGGCCGACGGCGATCGGGACGTGCGTGTCCATGCGTACGATGTCCTCCTTCAACTCGGTTCGCTCTCGGCGTGCACGAATCCCACGACGCTCGCGCTCATGCCGACACCCCATCACGAAGGAGCGAGCCCCGATACCGTGGATCGCATTCGTGATCTCCTTGCCCAGAGCCGGGCGCTCAACGATGCCCACAAGGTCGCGCCGGGAAAAGCTGCGGCGCAAGAAGCCCTCGAACTGGCCCGGCATCTGCCCGATCGAGGGTTCGCCGCAGAAGCGCTTTACCGCCTTAGCCTCCTGCAGGAAACGGCCGCCGAATACGAAGCATCCGAGGCCAGCCTCGTGCAGGCACTCGCCGATGCCGAAGCGAGTGGCCAAGAACGGTTGCTGCCCTTGCTTTGGATTCAAATGGTTCGTGTGATTGGCAACAGCCAAGGGCGTCCGAGCGAGGTCGAGCCCCTGCTCCCCTTCGTCGAGGCGACGGTGGAGCGGTTCGATGCCCAAGGGCCGGCGCATGTCGAGCTTTTGTTCGCTCTCGGTATCGTCGCATCGCGTGCAGGAAAATATCAGCGGGCGACCGAGCATCTGAATGCCGCATTGGAGATGTCACGGCATGTCTACGCGGCTCACAACGTGTTTCGTGTCGAGATTTATCAAAATTTGGCAATTGCCGAACAGTTTCTCAACCAAACCGACAAAGCAACCGCACATATTCAATTGGCCCTGACCGAAACCGAGGCGCTATTTGGTTCGGATTACCCGCCCCTCGTGGAAACGCTGGCGCTGCTGACGCAATTGCTGGGCGAGCAAGGGGACAGCGCGGGCGTGCAAGCGGTGGGGCAGCGCACCATGAAGATCATCGAGCAGTCCTCGACCCTCGAGGACAAGGATCGGGCGTATGCCCTCTCGACCTTGGGGACGGCCTATATGGCAGACGGTCAACCCGACGTGGCATTGCCTCTCTATCGTCGCGCGTATGCCATGGCTTCGCCGAACGAGCCAAATCTACCCGTCCGGCTTACGGGCATCGGCCGCGCCGAAGAGGCGCTCGGGCATCTGGAGACGGCGCGCACGATCTACGAGGAAGCGCTTGCCGCCAGTCGACGGATGTCGGGGCCTAGCCACCCGAAGACGATCCGCCTTGCTGTCCGGCTGGGACGGCTTCTGCGCACCCTGCACCGGGAGCGCGAGTCCCTGCAACTCTGTACCCAAGTGCTCGAGGCCAACGAGCGCCGGTCGGGCGTCGGAGCGCCGTTCATCGCGGACGCCCTCGCGTGCATCGGCGAAGCGAACGAGCAGCTCGGCCGATTCCCGGAGGCGCTCGCGGCCCTCGAGCGCGCCGAAAAGCTTCTCGCGGGCGAGGCCATTCCGCCGCGCCCAGCCGATCGTGCCACCGTCGACTTCGCCCTTGCGCGCGTTCTGTGGCAGACGGGCGGGGATCGCGATCGCGCCCGACGCCTTGCCACGGATGCTGCCGGCGGCTACCGGCGCGCCGGCCGCGCCAACGCCGAAAACGCAGTTGCCGTCGAGACGTGGTTGGCAAAGACCACCGCACCGCAACGATGA